The Roseovarius nanhaiticus nucleotide sequence TCCGCACCTGGCGCTGGCTGCCTACAACGCCGGACCCGATGCGGTCCGCCAGTATGGCGGCGTCCCCCCCTACCGAGAAACCCAGAACCACGTGGCCCGCGTCATGGCCGTCGTGGCCCGATTGGAAGGATCAAATTCATGAAACAGATTTCAAACCTCTTTGTCGCCTCGCTGGCGCTATTCCTGCTGATTGCCGAACCCGCCCTCGCCCAGAGCATTGATCTCTCCCCGATCCAGAGCCTGTTACAGGGCATCGTCGATGCGCTGACCGGCCCACTTGGCGTTGTCATCGCGACGCTTGCCGTTCTGGGGGTCTTTCTCAGCTGGTTCTTCAACATCATCGATCTGCGCCAGGCGCTCTGGGTCCTCGTGGGCATCGCCGGTGTTGCCGCCGCCCCCACCATCGTTGCCGCGGTCTTTGCCGGTGGCTGAGCGCGCGCCTCTCTTTCTCGGCCTCGTGCGCCCGCCGAAGCTTCTGGGCCTGCCCATCATGTACGCGATGGTCTGGCTCTTCGGTTCGGTGCTCATGTTCGTCTGGGTCCAGCATATCGCGGTGCTGGGTTTCGCCGCCCTACTCTATCCGGTGCTTTGGAAGGCCGCAGATTGGGACCCGCGTTTCATCGACGTGATAATGACGGCGCTGCAGGAGACACCGCCCACGCGCAACAGGTCAATCCATGGCGGGGACAGCTATGCCCCGTGATGACGCCCGCGATGCTGCGCTCGATGCCCGCACAATGACGCCAGACTGGTATGCGCGCGAGACCCGCCTCGCGCATATGCTGCCCTATGTGAGCCTCGTCGACGACCAGACCGTGCGGACCCGGGTGAACGAACTCTTCCGCTGCATCCGGCTCGAGGGGATCAACAGCTACACGACGGACGATGCCTATCTCGACAAGGTGACGGCGCTTTTTGCCCGCATCGTCGCGCAGCTCGGCCCGGAATTCAGCTATTACGTCCACAAGGTCTCCAAGGCCATCAAACCTGATCTCGACCCCATCCGTGAGGACAGCTTCGCGGGCGAGGTGGACCGGCGCTGGCGCGCGAAACTCGAGACCAGCGGGCTCCGCGACAAAACACTGACGCTCACCGTCATTCACCGCCCGCCTCCGAAAAGCCTCCTGCCGTTCCTGAGCCGCAGCGCGCCGGACCGACTGAAGGAGGAGACCCGCAAACGCCTGCAGCGCCTCGGTGAGGCCGTGAACGTCTTCCTCTCGGGGCTTACCGAGCTCAAGCCACGCCTGCTGTCAGCCGGATCGGGAGAGTTGGTGGGATTTTTGGGCGCACTGAACACGGGGCAAGAGCTGCCGCTCTACCCGGCCAACACATACGGCTTTTTGTCCTTCAACGTCGCCAATACCCGCGTGACGTTCCACGGAGACCATTTCGAGCTCTCGGAAGGTGTGGTGGGCCATCGCTACGGCAAGAGTTTCACCATCGGGGAATACTCGGAAGGCACCTCCTGCACCATGTTCGACATGCTGAACCTGCCGGTCGACATGATCGTCACGCATTCCTTCACGCCGATCAATTCGAACCTAATGGCAGGCCGCATCAAGCGGCAAAAGCGGCAGATGCAGGCCAGCCAGGACGCGGCCCTCTCGCTCCTGGAAGCCCTCGACATCGCCGCCGATGATCTCGAGGCCAAGCGCCAAAGCTTCGGCGAGCATCACATGGTCGTGACGCTCTTTTGCGACACGCTCGAAGAGCTGCAGACCCTCAGCGCGGAGATCGTGAACGCCGCCGCAACCGAAGGCGTGAAGATGATCGGCGAGCGGGTCGCCGCAAAGGCGCATTACCTCAGCCAGCATCCCGGCAACCAGCCAAAGCGCGTCCGCGCGAGCGCCGTCACCAATCGCAACTTCGCGGATTTCGCGGCCTTCCACCGAACGCAGCTCGGCAAACCTGCAGCACTTACCCCATGGGGCCGGGTCGTCACATATTTGCCCACGCCGGAGCAGAGCGCCTACCGGTTTTCCTATCACGAGCAGGGCAGCCCGGACAAAGAACCGACAAGCGGCCATACCCTGATCATGGGGCGGCCCGGGTCGGGCAAATCGGTGCTGTCGGCCTTCCTGATGACCCAGGCCCGTCGCGCAGGCGCACGGATCTTCGTCTTTGATTACCGTCTTGGTATGGAGATGGCGGTCCGAGCCAATGGCGGGCGCTACGCCTCCCTGAACGCCGGCCAGCCCACGGGCCTCAATCCACTTTGGACGGAGACCGACAACCGCGGCACGGCCTGGCTATCGGATTGGCTCGCCACCCTGCTCCACCGCGACGACAAGCCCCTGACGCCCGCGCAGACCAACCGCATCCAGGAAGTCGTGCGCCAGAATGCCCAGGCCACCAACCCGGCCCTGCGGAACTGGCGGGATTTCGCATCGCTTTTTGTGTCTACGGATGACGGCGGCGATCTGCACCAGCGCCTGCTCGAATGGACCGAAGAGGGCCGCTACGGCTGGATCTTCGGGCAGAGCCTCGAGGACACCTTCTCGCTCAAAGGCGATGTGGTGGGCTTCGATCTGACCGGCATTCTCGACAGCGAGGCCGACAAGGAGCGGATGGCGGTTCTCTCCTATCTTTTCCGCCGGGTCGAACGCGAGATCGAGGATCGCCGTCCCACCATCATTGTTATTGATGAAGCCTGGAAGGCGCTGGACAATGCGTATTTCGCCGAGAGGCTGTCGAACTGGCTGGTGACCGCGCGCAAGCAAAACACCGTCGCGGTGATGATGACGCAATACGCGAGCCAGCTCGAGCGCACCCGGACCGGCAAGACCATCATCGAGGCGGTGCCGACGCAGATCCTGCTGCCCAATATCCGCGCGCAGCCTGCGGATTACGCCATGCTGAACCTCACGGAGAAGGAGCTCGACGTCCTTCTCAACACGGGCAGCAACAGCCGCCTCGCACTGATCCGCGACGATCAGGGCTCGATCGTCGTCGATGCCGACCTCAGTGCTCTCGGGCCCAATCTCACCATCCTCGGCGGCATGGAGAAAGGCGAGGCGCTCGTCGGCGCCGATTACCGCGACCGCCCAGATTTTTGGAGGTTTTCATGATCCGTATTCTTATCGCTTTGGCTGCACTCGGCGCGCTGGCCTCCTGCACCCAGTACCGGGAGCCGCAGGCGAACTGCTTCACATTTCTTGCGTCCACGGCACCCGTTGCGCCTGATTGTGACTTCACGCCGCTTGGCACCCCGGAGGGCGACATTGAAGTCTAGCCTGCCTCATATCCTCGCGTTTTGCCTGCTGCCTGGTCTCGCCTTGTCTCAAGGTGTGCCGACCAATGACAGCGGGCTGACCGCGCGCGATATCATCGAGACCGGCGACCGCGAGGCAGACTTGGCTGTTCAGGCCGACAAGCTTGCAGTGCGCGAACTCATCGCCGAGATCGAACGGGAGCAGCTGGAAACCCTCCGACGCATCCTCGATGCCCAGACCAGCTTCGGCGGTCAGGGCCTGACCGCCATGGTCTCGGGGCTGGAAAGCGGCAGCGGCGATCCCGACCGCGCCGTGGAAGCCGTCTATGG carries:
- a CDS encoding type IV secretion system DNA-binding domain-containing protein, encoding MPRDDARDAALDARTMTPDWYARETRLAHMLPYVSLVDDQTVRTRVNELFRCIRLEGINSYTTDDAYLDKVTALFARIVAQLGPEFSYYVHKVSKAIKPDLDPIREDSFAGEVDRRWRAKLETSGLRDKTLTLTVIHRPPPKSLLPFLSRSAPDRLKEETRKRLQRLGEAVNVFLSGLTELKPRLLSAGSGELVGFLGALNTGQELPLYPANTYGFLSFNVANTRVTFHGDHFELSEGVVGHRYGKSFTIGEYSEGTSCTMFDMLNLPVDMIVTHSFTPINSNLMAGRIKRQKRQMQASQDAALSLLEALDIAADDLEAKRQSFGEHHMVVTLFCDTLEELQTLSAEIVNAAATEGVKMIGERVAAKAHYLSQHPGNQPKRVRASAVTNRNFADFAAFHRTQLGKPAALTPWGRVVTYLPTPEQSAYRFSYHEQGSPDKEPTSGHTLIMGRPGSGKSVLSAFLMTQARRAGARIFVFDYRLGMEMAVRANGGRYASLNAGQPTGLNPLWTETDNRGTAWLSDWLATLLHRDDKPLTPAQTNRIQEVVRQNAQATNPALRNWRDFASLFVSTDDGGDLHQRLLEWTEEGRYGWIFGQSLEDTFSLKGDVVGFDLTGILDSEADKERMAVLSYLFRRVEREIEDRRPTIIVIDEAWKALDNAYFAERLSNWLVTARKQNTVAVMMTQYASQLERTRTGKTIIEAVPTQILLPNIRAQPADYAMLNLTEKELDVLLNTGSNSRLALIRDDQGSIVVDADLSALGPNLTILGGMEKGEALVGADYRDRPDFWRFS
- a CDS encoding type IV secretion system protein VirB3, whose translation is MAERAPLFLGLVRPPKLLGLPIMYAMVWLFGSVLMFVWVQHIAVLGFAALLYPVLWKAADWDPRFIDVIMTALQETPPTRNRSIHGGDSYAP
- a CDS encoding TrbC/VirB2 family protein — its product is MKQISNLFVASLALFLLIAEPALAQSIDLSPIQSLLQGIVDALTGPLGVVIATLAVLGVFLSWFFNIIDLRQALWVLVGIAGVAAAPTIVAAVFAGG